A portion of the Choristoneura fumiferana chromosome 20, NRCan_CFum_1, whole genome shotgun sequence genome contains these proteins:
- the LOC141439310 gene encoding synaptic vesicle glycoprotein 2B-like produces MNEDKENGKENGSTVTPMQILEEALELCKFGRFNFKLMFATLLAVFSYTSVTTTSSYILPSAECDLNMSIMQKGLLNAMPFVGQVGAALFTGFITDAFGRKIFLVWGHVGMFLCNIIEGTSQTYWMLLFGKLLDGIFISFTFSATAVMVTEFTHKGVRDRVLMVYSSFMSFSLVLCALVAWGLLPRPWDFIISEGYFEFHSWNIYLYVSSISSLAAALMYWHLPESPKFLLTLGRETEALDVIKRIYHENSGQPKDSFHIKSLNSMGTFVTPDKISIKKQLTNALYLSKELFQRPLIYQLIIFSGSTFVNLLAYSSLRLWFPQLSTIVENFQSKHGGETSEFCIMIDGYTSELARNVSLAAENSVADICVPHPSGQDTYINGIILGVFSGVLIGISSSLVDILGQKPLMFVSFLACSVCSAALYWTNSSIQIALLLAGTCAIMQCALSLQNNVFLRVVPTSVRTLALSFNIMIGRIGSLVGSVLFPVMLQGGCMVPFISLSIITLCVAALVYFLPNPSKQNSGTGDK; encoded by the exons ATGAATGAAGACAAAGAGAATGGAAAAG AAAATGGAAGTACTGTCACTCCCATGCAAATACTCGAAGAAGCCCTGGAATTATGTAAATTTGGCCGTTTCAACTTCAAACTTATGTTTGCCACGCTGCTGGCGGTTTTTTCATACACAAGTGTGACCACAACATCTTCGTATATATTGCCGAGTGCAGAATGCGATCTTAATATGAGTATCATGCAGAAAGGATTGCTAAACGCCATGCCGTTTGTTG GGCAAGTGGGGGCGGCCCTGTTTACAGGGTTCATCACAGACGCGTTTGGCCGGAAGATATTCCTTGTCTGGGGCCACGTCGGCATGTTTCTTTGTAACATCATCGAGGGTACCAGTCAAACATACTGGATGCTATTGTTTGGGAAGCTACTTGACGGCATATT TATAAGTTTCACCTTCAGCGCCACAGCTGTGATGGTAACAGAATTCACTCACAAAGGTGTAAGAGACAGAGTGTTAATGGTGTACTCTTCATTTATGTCTTTTTCGCTGGTTCTGTGTGCGTTAGTGGCTTGGGGTCTGCTACCCCGGCCTTGGGATTTCATAATTTCCGAAGGATATTTTG AATTCCACTCTTGGaacatttatttatacgtaTCTTCGATCTCGAGCTTGGCGGCAGCATTGATGTACTGGCATTTGCCGGAGAGCCCCAAATTTCTTCTAACATTAGGCCGCGAAACAGAAGCTTTGGATGTAATTAAACGAATATATCATGAGAACAGTGGACAGCCTAAAGACTCTTTTCAT ataAAATCACTCAACTCTATGGGAACTTTTGTGACCCCGGATAAAATCAGCATAAAGAAACAACTGACGAATGCCTTGTATTTGTCAAAAGAACTATTTCAGAGGCCTTTAATTTATCAGCTGATAATATTTTCGGGTTCAACGTTTGTTAATTTATTAGC GTATTCTTCACTCAGACTGTGGTTTCCACAACTTTCCACGATCGTAGAGAACTTTCAAAGTAAGCACGGCGGTGAAACGTCTGAGTTTTGTATTATGATTGATGGATACACCAGCGAGTTGGCCAGAAATGTATCTTTGGCTGCAGAAAACAGTGTTGCAGATATATGCGTTCCG CACCCCAGTGGCCAAGACACTTACATCAATGGAATAATTCTAGGCGTCTTCTCAGGAGTCCTGATCGGTATCAGCAGCTCACTAGTCGATATACTTGGACAGAAACCTCTCATGTTCGTGTCCTTTCTCGCGTGCTCAGTTTGCTCAGCCGCCCTGTATTGGACAAATTCATCGATACAAATCGCCCTGTTACTCGCAGGAACTTGTGCAATCATGCAATGTGCGTTGAGTTTGCAGAATAACGTTTTTTTACGAGTTGTTCCTACTTCAGTAAG GACTTTAGCCCTGTCATTCAACATAATGATTGGGAGAATTGGATCTCTAGTGGGGAGCGTTCTGTTCCCCGTGATGCTACAAGGAGGCTGTATGGTGCCATTCATTTCTTTATCTATAATTACGCTGT GTGTTGCTGCGCTGGTCTACTTTTTGCCCAACCCAAGCAAACAGAATAGCGGGACAGGCGACAAGTGa